Genomic window (Tolypothrix sp. NIES-4075):
TAAAACTGCGAAGGCGATCGCTTCTTTAAAATCGGCACTCAACCCGACTTCATCTGTGGTTAATACGGAGATTGATTGTAACAAAATCTGCAAACGATGTTTTAAATAAAGATTGCGACTACCGCCACCACATAAAAATACTTGTTGTGGCATTTGCGGTAAAAATGTGCGGTAATTCTGAACAATTGAAGCTGCGGTTAGTTCGGTAAGAGTTGCTAGCAAGTCGGCAGAACTGAGTTGATATATTTCTGCGTCTTTTAAACACTGATGCAGGTAAGCAACGCCGAATAACTCTCGACCGGTGGATTTAGGCGGCGGTAAATGAAAGTAGTCTTGATTTAGCCATTGTTCTACTAATGGATGGCAGGGTGTGCCACTGGCTGCCCAGTCGCCATTTTCATCGTATGTTTTCGCACCAGCAGTTAAATGATGTACCGCCAAATCCAATAAGCTGTTTCCTGGTCCTGTATCCCAGCCGAGAATTTTTTCCAGCCAGTTGTCACGACGAGGTGGTATATAAGCAACATTACCAATACCGCCGATATTTTGAATACAACGCCCTTCTTGAGGATGACTGAGCAAATAAGCATCTACTCTAGGTACGAGGGGCGCACCTTGACCACCTACGGCAATA
Coding sequences:
- a CDS encoding anhydro-N-acetylmuramic acid kinase, yielding MTYVIGLISGTSVDGIDAALVDISGTDLDLKIELLAGVTYPYPAELRERILAVCAGESISMAELAELDDAIAIAFAQAAQNIQNGHKPASLIGSHGQTVYHRPPGEWRMGNGEWGIGKKTTPYSRTDAITCVSTTPHSLGYSLQLGRGAVIAHLTGITTISNFRAADIAVGGQGAPLVPRVDAYLLSHPQEGRCIQNIGGIGNVAYIPPRRDNWLEKILGWDTGPGNSLLDLAVHHLTAGAKTYDENGDWAASGTPCHPLVEQWLNQDYFHLPPPKSTGRELFGVAYLHQCLKDAEIYQLSSADLLATLTELTAASIVQNYRTFLPQMPQQVFLCGGGSRNLYLKHRLQILLQSISVLTTDEVGLSADFKEAIAFAVLAYWRNLGIPGNLPAATGASQEVLLGEINR